CCAGCCGGTGGTTGAGGGTCTCGAGGGCCTCGGCATCACCCACCAGCGTGCCGTCCAAATCGGAGACGAACAAAAAAGCGTGCAACAGATGATGCTGCCAGCGACTGCTGTTCTGTCAGAGTAGGCGGTCCTGGGGCACCTCGCAACGGCCCAAGCGGACGGCAAAGGAGCAGCCATGCCCGAGCGAGCGCGACGCCGCTGGTCGCCGGCCCTCAACCGCACTATCTGGATTCTGGCGGCGGGCCGCTTGCTATCGCAAGTGGGCACGGGCTTCACGCTGTTCTACGCTCCCATCTTTTTTGTTAACCAAGTCGGGCTCTCGGCGACGCGCGTGGGCGCTGCCTTGGGCAGTGGCCAGATCTCGGGGATTGCGGGGCGCTTTTGGGGCGGCTCGCTGTCCGATGCGGCGCGCTGGGGCCGGCGGCGAACGCTGCTGCTGTCGGCGGCGGTCTCGGCGCTGGCGGATGTGGCGCTGGCCCTGACCGATGGCTTTGGGCTGCTGCTGCTGGGCAACCTGCTCATGGGGTTGGGGGTGGGGCTGTATTGGCCGGCTACCGAGGCGGTGGTGGCCGATCTGACAGCGCCGGCCGAGCGCAACGAGGCCTTTGCCATCACGCGCTTGGCCGACAGCTTGGGGCTGAGCGTGGGTGTGGTCCTGGGTGGGGGACTGATCGCCTCGGCTGGGGCTTACCGGGCGCTGTTTGCCATCGACGGGCTGTCGTTTCTGGCTTTTTTTGCCGTCATTTACTGGGCCGTGCCCGAGACCCGCCGCCCGCAAGCTGCCGGCGGCGACAACCGCTGGGGCCAAAACTGGCTGGCCGCGTTGCGCGATCGCGCCTTGATGGTCTATGCGGCCGCCAACGTGCTGTTCACCACCTACATTGCCCAAATCCAGAGCACCCTGCCGCTGTACCTGCGCAACTACGTCGCCGGCACTGAGGGCGAGGCGGGCCTGAGCGCCACCACCTTGGGCGGGGCATTTACCTGGCACATTGCCTTTGCCGCGCTGGTGCAGCTACCAGTGGTCCGCGCGCTCAACCGGGTCAGCCGAGTGCGGGCGCTGGCGGTGTCGCTGCTGCTGTGGGCGCTGGGGTTTGGCTTGGTCTGGGCGGCCGGCCAGCTTGCGGCCGGTGCGCTCGTGGCCGTGGTGCTGGCGTTGGCGGTCCTGGCGCTGGGCATTGTCACCTACACGCCCTCGGCCTCTGCCCTAGTGGCGGACATTGCCCCCGAGGCCCGCCGCGGCGTCTATTTGTCCGTCAACTCGCAGTGTTGGGCGATCGGCTATCTCATCGGCCCGCCGCTGGGCGGGTGGGCGCTCGATCGCGCCCGCTACGTCACCGACGGCTTTTGGCTGGTGGCGGCAGCCAGCACCCTGGCCGGCATGCTGAT
Above is a genomic segment from Cyanobacteria bacterium QS_8_64_29 containing:
- a CDS encoding MFS transporter; the protein is MPERARRRWSPALNRTIWILAAGRLLSQVGTGFTLFYAPIFFVNQVGLSATRVGAALGSGQISGIAGRFWGGSLSDAARWGRRRTLLLSAAVSALADVALALTDGFGLLLLGNLLMGLGVGLYWPATEAVVADLTAPAERNEAFAITRLADSLGLSVGVVLGGGLIASAGAYRALFAIDGLSFLAFFAVIYWAVPETRRPQAAGGDNRWGQNWLAALRDRALMVYAAANVLFTTYIAQIQSTLPLYLRNYVAGTEGEAGLSATTLGGAFTWHIAFAALVQLPVVRALNRVSRVRALAVSLLLWALGFGLVWAAGQLAAGALVAVVLALAVLALGIVTYTPSASALVADIAPEARRGVYLSVNSQCWAIGYLIGPPLGGWALDRARYVTDGFWLVAAASTLAGMLILRALARLLRRRLVE